The following coding sequences lie in one Pseudorasbora parva isolate DD20220531a chromosome 18, ASM2467924v1, whole genome shotgun sequence genomic window:
- the ppp1r26 gene encoding protein phosphatase 1 regulatory subunit 26 isoform X3: MFLKTVPPVVAIHSEWRSSKSCSLPLFFNDSASDSDLASVSGTPIPQKIQMIIESLHCTQSSDMSENGQPEKAAHSSQEAGYKGQLRCMDTAARSRRAGADTKLQSARVNNGDDSDSDDSVDRGIEEAIQEYLKEKVDHKRKGDLVTSSPPAPKLQRREPTVPDAAKKQTHSTSAKVLTASNHIQKALSGTLALKKKVMKKKLSKENPFKKADSSKVLPVKSLPLPRAKKGSSSSSEMDRTPPRLIIKEEEELLNSSSDDGIEEEIQRFQQEKRDKQESDKDALRSSQQRKDSDSSSDEGIEEAIRRFQEDKDKEKKKKSPLKPAQLLPVQRSKASVISPERIITQPLKALSKKNNKKKLTTKKSNLPTPLTVSHCLNKCTSQSAKVKVFTPPPSNPKQTHIEHQIHSSLKVNTAELMCAEAILDISKTVMPEVFESNLSIANRNLLQTPPFPTVAPSENKSDESSVDSEDGIEQEIRKFLEHKAKMNKELPTTTGAPPPASEDPTGSKEPKKKTKETQPNKAVRLSLSKKRKFKEEQSKLDKDNDLALNVKEEPPGTPLIHSDSTRSDLSTIPTVTSHSGRLTTIKNSKPKQNSTPCKGSDCSVPKDKGSTYNTSSPKAVIVSERNDSSDKSSSLDSDEDLDAAIKDLLKTKKKVKKKVRDSKVRKNTRPSEASSLDVIKKQKPFIDQKSIPPAKLVKSGVLKGGKETLNVQTKNDKGSKSRAVKGKSEVQNIKQSKSPVQTDKVTGNGGVSKTTDGDMPSSSPRAEDNDSSVDSDDSIEQEIRRFLAERAKVSTPLAPNIKQEEAVNSLTSSAEFDVKPEIQKTLTETPVSASTSTSGRLWKSETQEESIETPTKPIEAPAELDKGPVLTPGSTCIMGFRRTESEKFECSTPRDPKNGSSQTGKDTPTSHAINPNSFTTPSERSETPLFSGHQHQNLFLLRPVNSSMSDVKEPSLVDCNELPISRQSRTAPRIPLRDVISSLCPSPHLKTQISSPADNPAIITGDLSTSAPPGCRTEGLYVHNRLKRVRHLSDRPHLSPATSHLCQPSPELQSNQGNGVIQVQRDQATLPSLSAKTNLQVNQAESTESAASLGEKQREGESVSKEEKKQEDEEEKCVDETDVESDEERKDQKTQDRRNQPSSQ, translated from the coding sequence ATGTTCCTGAAGACGGTTCCTCCGGTGGTGGCTATTCACTCGGAATGGAGGTCCAGTAAGAGCTGCAGCCTGCCTCTCTTTTTCAATGACAGTGCATCTGACAGTGACCTTGCCTCTGTTAGTGGCACCCCGATCCCACAGAAGATCCAGATGATTATAGAGAGCCTTCACTGCACCCAGTCTTCGGACATGAGTGAAAACGGGCAGCCCGAAAAGGCTGCTCATTCCAGCCAGGAGGCTGGCTACAAGGGTCAATTGCGATGTATGGACACGGCAGCAAGATCCCGGCGAGCGGGGGCGGACACTAAGCTACAGTCCGCCAGGGTTAATAATGGTGATGATTCAGACAGTGATGATTCTGTGGACAGGGGCATTGAGGAAGCTATTCAAGAGTATTTGAAAGAAAAGGTTGACCACAAGCGCAAAGGGGATCTGGTGACAAGTTCGCCCCCAGCGCCCAAACTTCAGCGGAGAGAGCCCACTGTCCCAGATGCtgctaaaaaacaaacacattccACTAGTGCCAAGGTGTTAACCGCTAGCAATCATATCCAGAAAGCCTTGAGTGGGACGCTGGCCttaaagaagaaagtcatgaaGAAGAAGCTAAGCAAAGAAAATCCCTTTAAGAAAGCAGACTCAAGTAAAGTTTTGCCTGTAAAAAGTCTTCCTCTACCCAGAGCTAAGAAAGGATCTTCCTCGTCTTCTGAGATGGACAGAACTCCACCTCGTCTCATCATTAAAGAGGAAGAGGAATTGCTCAATTCAAGCAGCGACGATGGAATCGAAGAGGAGATTCAGAGATTCCAGCAGGAGAAAAGAGACAAACAGGAAAGTGACAAAGATGCCCTGAGATCTTCACAACAAAGGAAGGACTCTGATTCAAGCAGTGATGAAGGTATTGAGGAAGCCATTCGTCGCTTCCAGGAAGACAAAGACaaagagaagaaaaagaaaagtccTCTCAAACCTGCCCAACTCCTGCCTGTGCAACGTAGCAAGGCATCCGTCATTTCTCCCGAGCGCATAATCACTCAGCCACTCAAAGCGTTGTCgaagaaaaacaacaagaaaaaaTTGACTACCAAGAAGTCTAATCTCCCTACACCACTGACTGTAAGCCACTGTTTGAACAAGTGTACATCCCAGAGCGCTAAAGTTAAAGTGTTTACACCTCCCCCTTCAAACCCAAAACAAACCCACATAGAACATCAGATCCACTCCAGCCTGAAGGTCAACACTGCTGAGCTGATGTGTGCAGAAGCCATTCTAGACATCTCCAAGACTGTCATGCCCGAGGTGTTTGAGTCCAACTTAAGCATTGCAAACAGAAATTTGCTGCAGACTCCACCGTTCCCCACTGTTGCACCATCTGAAAATAAAAGTGATGAGAGCTCCGTTGACAGTGAGGATGGAATAGAACAAGAGATAAGGAAATTTTTGGAGCATAAAgcaaaaatgaacaaagagCTTCCAACAACAACAGGTGCACCTCCACCAGCTTCAGAAGATCCCACAGGAAGTAAGGAGCCAAAGAAGAAGACGAAGGAAACCCAGCCGAATAAAGCAGTCAGGCTCTCCCTGTCAAAAAAACGCAAGTTTAAAGAGGAGCAAAGCAAACTTGACAAAGATAATGACTTAGCATTGAATGTTAAAGAAGAGCCCCCAGGGACACCTTTGATTCATAGTGACTCCACCAGATCTGACCTTTCTACCATTCCTACTGTGACATCACATTCAGGCAGGCTAACCACCATTAAAAATAGCAAACCGAAGCAGAACTCCACACCTTGCAAGGGTTCAGATTGTAGTGTACCTAAAGACAAAGGTTCCACTTACAATACATCCAGCCCAAAGGCTGTGATTGTTTCCGAGAGAAATGACAGCAGTGACAAAAGCAGCTCCCTGGACAGTGATGAGGATCTAGATGCTGCAATTAAGGACTTGCTTAAGACAAAGAAGAAAGTCAAAAAGAAAGTTAGGGACTCGAAGGTTAGAAAAAATACCAGACCTTCAGAGGCATCGTCTTTGGATGTCATAAAAAAACAGAAACCTTTCATAGACCAGAAGAGTATCCCACCTGCCAAGCTTGTTAAGTCTGGCGTCTTAAAAGGGGGCAAAGAAACTCTGAATGTTCAGACTAAAAACGACAAGGGTTCTAAAAGCAGAGCTGTTAAAGGCAAATCAGAAGTCCAGAACATCAAACAATCTAAAAGCCCTGTGCAAACTGACAAGGTGACTGGGAATGGTGGGGTTTCCAAGACCACAGATGGGGACATGCCTTCTTCCAGTCCACGTGCAGAAGACAATGACAGTTCTGTTGACAGCGATGATAGCATTGAGCAAGAGATCCGGAGATTTCTAGCTGAAAGGGCTAAGGTGTCCACACCTCTCGCCCCAAACATCAAACAGGAAGAGGCCGTAAACTCCTTGACCTCATCTGCAGAGTTTGACGTTAAACCAGAAATTCAAAAGACACTCACTGAAACTCCAGTGTCTGCTTCAACATCAACCTCTGGTAGACTCTGGAAAAGTGAAACACAAGAGGAATCCATAGAGACACCCACAAAACCCATTGAGGCACCTGCAGAACTCGACAAGGGACCAGTCCTGACACCAGGCAGCACTTGCATTATGGGTTTCAGGAGGACTGAAAGTGAAAAATTTGAGTGCTCCACCCCAAGAGATCCAAAGAACGGCAGCTCACAGACAGGAAAGGACACTCCGACGAGTCATGCCATCAATCCCAACTCCTTCACAACACCCTCTGAGAGGTCAGAAACGCCCCTTTTCTCAGGTCATCAACACCAAAACCTGTTCCTGTTGAGGCCTGTTAACAGCAGTATGAGCGACGTCAAGGAACCTTCCCTGGTAGACTGTAATGAACTTCCCATCAGCCGCCAGAGTAGAACAGCCCCTAGGATACCTTTGAGGGATGTCATTAGCTCTCTTTGTCCCTCACCTCATTTAAAAACTCAAATTAGTTCCCCTGCAGATAACCCTGCCATCATCACTGGTGATCTCTCGACCTCGGCACCCCCTGGGTGCAGGACAGAGGGACTTTACGTGCATAACCGCCTGAAAAGGGTCAGACACCTCTCTGATAGACCACACTTATCCCCCGCCACTTCACATCTGTGCCAGCCCTCACCTGAACTGCAGTCCAACCAGGGCAATGGCGTAATTCAGGTGCAACGGGACCAGGCTACTTTACCATCACTCTCAGCAAAGACAAATCTGCAAGTCAACCAAGCTGAGTCTACAGAATCCGCTGCAAGTTTAGGAGAAAAGCAAAGGGAGGGAGAAAGCGTTAGCAAGGAAGAGAAAAAACAGGAAGATGAGGAAGAGAAATGTGTTGATGAGACAGATGTAGAGTCAGATGAGGAAAGGAAAGATCAGAAGACACAAGACAGGAGGAATCAGCCCTCTAGTCAGTGA
- the ppp1r26 gene encoding protein phosphatase 1 regulatory subunit 26 isoform X1, with product MFLKTVPPVVAIHSEWRSSKSCSLPLFFNDSASDSDLASVSGTPIPQKIQMIIESLHCTQSSDMSENGQPEKAAHSSQEAGYKGQLRCMDTAARSRRAGADTKLQSARVNNGDDSDSDDSVDRGIEEAIQEYLKEKVDHKRKGDLVTSSPPAPKLQRREPTVPDAAKKQTHSTSAKVLTASNHIQKALSGTLALKKKVMKKKLSKENPFKKADSSKVLPVKSLPLPRAKKGSSSSSEMDRTPPRLIIKEEEELLNSSSDDGIEEEIQRFQQEKRDKQESDKDALRSSQQRKDSDSSSDEGIEEAIRRFQEDKDKEKKKKSPLKPAQLLPVQRSKASVISPERIITQPLKALSKKNNKKKLTTKKSNLPTPLTVSHCLNKCTSQSAKVKVFTPPPSNPKQTHIEHQIHSSLKVNTAELMCAEAILDISKTVMPEVFESNLSIANRNLLQTPPFPTVAPSENKSDESSVDSEDGIEQEIRKFLEHKAKMNKELPTTTGAPPPASEDPTGSKEPKKKTKETQPNKAVRLSLSKKRKFKEEQSKLDKDNDLALNVKEEPPGTPLIHSDSTRSDLSTIPTVTSHSGRLTTIKNSKPKQNSTPCKGSDCSVPKDKGSTYNTSSPKAVIVSERNDSSDKSSSLDSDEDLDAAIKDLLKTKKKVKKKVRDSKVRKNTRPSEASSLDVIKKQKPFIDQKSIPPAKLVKSGVLKGGKETLNVQTKNDKGSKSRAVKGKSEVQNIKQSKSPVQTDKVTGNGGVSKTTDGDMPSSSPRAEDNDSSVDSDDSIEQEIRRFLAERAKVSTPLAPNIKQEEAVNSLTSSAEFDVKPEIQKTLTETPVSASTSTSGRLWKSETQEESIETPTKPIEAPAELDKGPVLTPGSTCIMGFRRTESEKFECSTPRDPKNGSSQTGKDTPTSHAINPNSFTTPSERSETPLFSGHQHQNLFLLRPVNSSMSDVKEPSLVDCNELPISRQSRTAPRIPLRDVISSLCPSPHLKTQISSPADNPAIITGDLSTSAPPGCRTEGLYVHNRLKRVRHLSDRPHLSPATSHLCQPSPELQSNQGNGVIQVQRDQATLPSLSAKTNLQVNQAESTESAASLGEKQREGESVSKEEKKQEDEEEKCVDETDVESDEERKDQKTQDRRNQPSSQSLSTSIDPGFLLSPYIALDTDERSLKFQTRRLNIQKQLEGSKTVKRRLQFVVSVPSSCVV from the exons ATGTTCCTGAAGACGGTTCCTCCGGTGGTGGCTATTCACTCGGAATGGAGGTCCAGTAAGAGCTGCAGCCTGCCTCTCTTTTTCAATGACAGTGCATCTGACAGTGACCTTGCCTCTGTTAGTGGCACCCCGATCCCACAGAAGATCCAGATGATTATAGAGAGCCTTCACTGCACCCAGTCTTCGGACATGAGTGAAAACGGGCAGCCCGAAAAGGCTGCTCATTCCAGCCAGGAGGCTGGCTACAAGGGTCAATTGCGATGTATGGACACGGCAGCAAGATCCCGGCGAGCGGGGGCGGACACTAAGCTACAGTCCGCCAGGGTTAATAATGGTGATGATTCAGACAGTGATGATTCTGTGGACAGGGGCATTGAGGAAGCTATTCAAGAGTATTTGAAAGAAAAGGTTGACCACAAGCGCAAAGGGGATCTGGTGACAAGTTCGCCCCCAGCGCCCAAACTTCAGCGGAGAGAGCCCACTGTCCCAGATGCtgctaaaaaacaaacacattccACTAGTGCCAAGGTGTTAACCGCTAGCAATCATATCCAGAAAGCCTTGAGTGGGACGCTGGCCttaaagaagaaagtcatgaaGAAGAAGCTAAGCAAAGAAAATCCCTTTAAGAAAGCAGACTCAAGTAAAGTTTTGCCTGTAAAAAGTCTTCCTCTACCCAGAGCTAAGAAAGGATCTTCCTCGTCTTCTGAGATGGACAGAACTCCACCTCGTCTCATCATTAAAGAGGAAGAGGAATTGCTCAATTCAAGCAGCGACGATGGAATCGAAGAGGAGATTCAGAGATTCCAGCAGGAGAAAAGAGACAAACAGGAAAGTGACAAAGATGCCCTGAGATCTTCACAACAAAGGAAGGACTCTGATTCAAGCAGTGATGAAGGTATTGAGGAAGCCATTCGTCGCTTCCAGGAAGACAAAGACaaagagaagaaaaagaaaagtccTCTCAAACCTGCCCAACTCCTGCCTGTGCAACGTAGCAAGGCATCCGTCATTTCTCCCGAGCGCATAATCACTCAGCCACTCAAAGCGTTGTCgaagaaaaacaacaagaaaaaaTTGACTACCAAGAAGTCTAATCTCCCTACACCACTGACTGTAAGCCACTGTTTGAACAAGTGTACATCCCAGAGCGCTAAAGTTAAAGTGTTTACACCTCCCCCTTCAAACCCAAAACAAACCCACATAGAACATCAGATCCACTCCAGCCTGAAGGTCAACACTGCTGAGCTGATGTGTGCAGAAGCCATTCTAGACATCTCCAAGACTGTCATGCCCGAGGTGTTTGAGTCCAACTTAAGCATTGCAAACAGAAATTTGCTGCAGACTCCACCGTTCCCCACTGTTGCACCATCTGAAAATAAAAGTGATGAGAGCTCCGTTGACAGTGAGGATGGAATAGAACAAGAGATAAGGAAATTTTTGGAGCATAAAgcaaaaatgaacaaagagCTTCCAACAACAACAGGTGCACCTCCACCAGCTTCAGAAGATCCCACAGGAAGTAAGGAGCCAAAGAAGAAGACGAAGGAAACCCAGCCGAATAAAGCAGTCAGGCTCTCCCTGTCAAAAAAACGCAAGTTTAAAGAGGAGCAAAGCAAACTTGACAAAGATAATGACTTAGCATTGAATGTTAAAGAAGAGCCCCCAGGGACACCTTTGATTCATAGTGACTCCACCAGATCTGACCTTTCTACCATTCCTACTGTGACATCACATTCAGGCAGGCTAACCACCATTAAAAATAGCAAACCGAAGCAGAACTCCACACCTTGCAAGGGTTCAGATTGTAGTGTACCTAAAGACAAAGGTTCCACTTACAATACATCCAGCCCAAAGGCTGTGATTGTTTCCGAGAGAAATGACAGCAGTGACAAAAGCAGCTCCCTGGACAGTGATGAGGATCTAGATGCTGCAATTAAGGACTTGCTTAAGACAAAGAAGAAAGTCAAAAAGAAAGTTAGGGACTCGAAGGTTAGAAAAAATACCAGACCTTCAGAGGCATCGTCTTTGGATGTCATAAAAAAACAGAAACCTTTCATAGACCAGAAGAGTATCCCACCTGCCAAGCTTGTTAAGTCTGGCGTCTTAAAAGGGGGCAAAGAAACTCTGAATGTTCAGACTAAAAACGACAAGGGTTCTAAAAGCAGAGCTGTTAAAGGCAAATCAGAAGTCCAGAACATCAAACAATCTAAAAGCCCTGTGCAAACTGACAAGGTGACTGGGAATGGTGGGGTTTCCAAGACCACAGATGGGGACATGCCTTCTTCCAGTCCACGTGCAGAAGACAATGACAGTTCTGTTGACAGCGATGATAGCATTGAGCAAGAGATCCGGAGATTTCTAGCTGAAAGGGCTAAGGTGTCCACACCTCTCGCCCCAAACATCAAACAGGAAGAGGCCGTAAACTCCTTGACCTCATCTGCAGAGTTTGACGTTAAACCAGAAATTCAAAAGACACTCACTGAAACTCCAGTGTCTGCTTCAACATCAACCTCTGGTAGACTCTGGAAAAGTGAAACACAAGAGGAATCCATAGAGACACCCACAAAACCCATTGAGGCACCTGCAGAACTCGACAAGGGACCAGTCCTGACACCAGGCAGCACTTGCATTATGGGTTTCAGGAGGACTGAAAGTGAAAAATTTGAGTGCTCCACCCCAAGAGATCCAAAGAACGGCAGCTCACAGACAGGAAAGGACACTCCGACGAGTCATGCCATCAATCCCAACTCCTTCACAACACCCTCTGAGAGGTCAGAAACGCCCCTTTTCTCAGGTCATCAACACCAAAACCTGTTCCTGTTGAGGCCTGTTAACAGCAGTATGAGCGACGTCAAGGAACCTTCCCTGGTAGACTGTAATGAACTTCCCATCAGCCGCCAGAGTAGAACAGCCCCTAGGATACCTTTGAGGGATGTCATTAGCTCTCTTTGTCCCTCACCTCATTTAAAAACTCAAATTAGTTCCCCTGCAGATAACCCTGCCATCATCACTGGTGATCTCTCGACCTCGGCACCCCCTGGGTGCAGGACAGAGGGACTTTACGTGCATAACCGCCTGAAAAGGGTCAGACACCTCTCTGATAGACCACACTTATCCCCCGCCACTTCACATCTGTGCCAGCCCTCACCTGAACTGCAGTCCAACCAGGGCAATGGCGTAATTCAGGTGCAACGGGACCAGGCTACTTTACCATCACTCTCAGCAAAGACAAATCTGCAAGTCAACCAAGCTGAGTCTACAGAATCCGCTGCAAGTTTAGGAGAAAAGCAAAGGGAGGGAGAAAGCGTTAGCAAGGAAGAGAAAAAACAGGAAGATGAGGAAGAGAAATGTGTTGATGAGACAGATGTAGAGTCAGATGAGGAAAGGAAAGATCAGAAGACACAAGACAGGAGGAATCAGCCCTCTAGTCA GTCTCTCTCCACCTCTATAGATCCAGGGTTCTTACTAAGTCCATATATCGCCCTGGACACGGACGAGAGGAGTCTGAAATTCCAAACCAGACGCCTCAATATTCAAAAGCAGCTAGAG ggCAGCAAAACAGTGAAACGAAGGCTGCAGTTTGTGGTCAGTGTGCCCAG TTCATGTGTTGTGTAA
- the ppp1r26 gene encoding protein phosphatase 1 regulatory subunit 26 isoform X2, with translation MFLKTVPPVVAIHSEWRSSKSCSLPLFFNDSASDSDLASVSGTPIPQKIQMIIESLHCTQSSDMSENGQPEKAAHSSQEAGYKGQLRCMDTAARSRRAGADTKLQSARVNNGDDSDSDDSVDRGIEEAIQEYLKEKVDHKRKGDLVTSSPPAPKLQRREPTVPDAAKKQTHSTSAKVLTASNHIQKALSGTLALKKKVMKKKLSKENPFKKADSSKVLPVKSLPLPRAKKGSSSSSEMDRTPPRLIIKEEEELLNSSSDDGIEEEIQRFQQEKRDKQESDKDALRSSQQRKDSDSSSDEGIEEAIRRFQEDKDKEKKKKSPLKPAQLLPVQRSKASVISPERIITQPLKALSKKNNKKKLTTKKSNLPTPLTVSHCLNKCTSQSAKVKVFTPPPSNPKQTHIEHQIHSSLKVNTAELMCAEAILDISKTVMPEVFESNLSIANRNLLQTPPFPTVAPSENKSDESSVDSEDGIEQEIRKFLEHKAKMNKELPTTTGAPPPASEDPTGSKEPKKKTKETQPNKAVRLSLSKKRKFKEEQSKLDKDNDLALNVKEEPPGTPLIHSDSTRSDLSTIPTVTSHSGRLTTIKNSKPKQNSTPCKGSDCSVPKDKGSTYNTSSPKAVIVSERNDSSDKSSSLDSDEDLDAAIKDLLKTKKKVKKKVRDSKVRKNTRPSEASSLDVIKKQKPFIDQKSIPPAKLVKSGVLKGGKETLNVQTKNDKGSKSRAVKGKSEVQNIKQSKSPVQTDKVTGNGGVSKTTDGDMPSSSPRAEDNDSSVDSDDSIEQEIRRFLAERAKVSTPLAPNIKQEEAVNSLTSSAEFDVKPEIQKTLTETPVSASTSTSGRLWKSETQEESIETPTKPIEAPAELDKGPVLTPGSTCIMGFRRTESEKFECSTPRDPKNGSSQTGKDTPTSHAINPNSFTTPSERSETPLFSGHQHQNLFLLRPVNSSMSDVKEPSLVDCNELPISRQSRTAPRIPLRDVISSLCPSPHLKTQISSPADNPAIITGDLSTSAPPGCRTEGLYVHNRLKRVRHLSDRPHLSPATSHLCQPSPELQSNQGNGVIQVQRDQATLPSLSAKTNLQVNQAESTESAASLGEKQREGESVSKEEKKQEDEEEKCVDETDVESDEERKDQKTQDRRNQPSSQSLSTSIDPGFLLSPYIALDTDERSLKFQTRRLNIQKQLEGSKTVKRRLQFVVSVPR, from the exons ATGTTCCTGAAGACGGTTCCTCCGGTGGTGGCTATTCACTCGGAATGGAGGTCCAGTAAGAGCTGCAGCCTGCCTCTCTTTTTCAATGACAGTGCATCTGACAGTGACCTTGCCTCTGTTAGTGGCACCCCGATCCCACAGAAGATCCAGATGATTATAGAGAGCCTTCACTGCACCCAGTCTTCGGACATGAGTGAAAACGGGCAGCCCGAAAAGGCTGCTCATTCCAGCCAGGAGGCTGGCTACAAGGGTCAATTGCGATGTATGGACACGGCAGCAAGATCCCGGCGAGCGGGGGCGGACACTAAGCTACAGTCCGCCAGGGTTAATAATGGTGATGATTCAGACAGTGATGATTCTGTGGACAGGGGCATTGAGGAAGCTATTCAAGAGTATTTGAAAGAAAAGGTTGACCACAAGCGCAAAGGGGATCTGGTGACAAGTTCGCCCCCAGCGCCCAAACTTCAGCGGAGAGAGCCCACTGTCCCAGATGCtgctaaaaaacaaacacattccACTAGTGCCAAGGTGTTAACCGCTAGCAATCATATCCAGAAAGCCTTGAGTGGGACGCTGGCCttaaagaagaaagtcatgaaGAAGAAGCTAAGCAAAGAAAATCCCTTTAAGAAAGCAGACTCAAGTAAAGTTTTGCCTGTAAAAAGTCTTCCTCTACCCAGAGCTAAGAAAGGATCTTCCTCGTCTTCTGAGATGGACAGAACTCCACCTCGTCTCATCATTAAAGAGGAAGAGGAATTGCTCAATTCAAGCAGCGACGATGGAATCGAAGAGGAGATTCAGAGATTCCAGCAGGAGAAAAGAGACAAACAGGAAAGTGACAAAGATGCCCTGAGATCTTCACAACAAAGGAAGGACTCTGATTCAAGCAGTGATGAAGGTATTGAGGAAGCCATTCGTCGCTTCCAGGAAGACAAAGACaaagagaagaaaaagaaaagtccTCTCAAACCTGCCCAACTCCTGCCTGTGCAACGTAGCAAGGCATCCGTCATTTCTCCCGAGCGCATAATCACTCAGCCACTCAAAGCGTTGTCgaagaaaaacaacaagaaaaaaTTGACTACCAAGAAGTCTAATCTCCCTACACCACTGACTGTAAGCCACTGTTTGAACAAGTGTACATCCCAGAGCGCTAAAGTTAAAGTGTTTACACCTCCCCCTTCAAACCCAAAACAAACCCACATAGAACATCAGATCCACTCCAGCCTGAAGGTCAACACTGCTGAGCTGATGTGTGCAGAAGCCATTCTAGACATCTCCAAGACTGTCATGCCCGAGGTGTTTGAGTCCAACTTAAGCATTGCAAACAGAAATTTGCTGCAGACTCCACCGTTCCCCACTGTTGCACCATCTGAAAATAAAAGTGATGAGAGCTCCGTTGACAGTGAGGATGGAATAGAACAAGAGATAAGGAAATTTTTGGAGCATAAAgcaaaaatgaacaaagagCTTCCAACAACAACAGGTGCACCTCCACCAGCTTCAGAAGATCCCACAGGAAGTAAGGAGCCAAAGAAGAAGACGAAGGAAACCCAGCCGAATAAAGCAGTCAGGCTCTCCCTGTCAAAAAAACGCAAGTTTAAAGAGGAGCAAAGCAAACTTGACAAAGATAATGACTTAGCATTGAATGTTAAAGAAGAGCCCCCAGGGACACCTTTGATTCATAGTGACTCCACCAGATCTGACCTTTCTACCATTCCTACTGTGACATCACATTCAGGCAGGCTAACCACCATTAAAAATAGCAAACCGAAGCAGAACTCCACACCTTGCAAGGGTTCAGATTGTAGTGTACCTAAAGACAAAGGTTCCACTTACAATACATCCAGCCCAAAGGCTGTGATTGTTTCCGAGAGAAATGACAGCAGTGACAAAAGCAGCTCCCTGGACAGTGATGAGGATCTAGATGCTGCAATTAAGGACTTGCTTAAGACAAAGAAGAAAGTCAAAAAGAAAGTTAGGGACTCGAAGGTTAGAAAAAATACCAGACCTTCAGAGGCATCGTCTTTGGATGTCATAAAAAAACAGAAACCTTTCATAGACCAGAAGAGTATCCCACCTGCCAAGCTTGTTAAGTCTGGCGTCTTAAAAGGGGGCAAAGAAACTCTGAATGTTCAGACTAAAAACGACAAGGGTTCTAAAAGCAGAGCTGTTAAAGGCAAATCAGAAGTCCAGAACATCAAACAATCTAAAAGCCCTGTGCAAACTGACAAGGTGACTGGGAATGGTGGGGTTTCCAAGACCACAGATGGGGACATGCCTTCTTCCAGTCCACGTGCAGAAGACAATGACAGTTCTGTTGACAGCGATGATAGCATTGAGCAAGAGATCCGGAGATTTCTAGCTGAAAGGGCTAAGGTGTCCACACCTCTCGCCCCAAACATCAAACAGGAAGAGGCCGTAAACTCCTTGACCTCATCTGCAGAGTTTGACGTTAAACCAGAAATTCAAAAGACACTCACTGAAACTCCAGTGTCTGCTTCAACATCAACCTCTGGTAGACTCTGGAAAAGTGAAACACAAGAGGAATCCATAGAGACACCCACAAAACCCATTGAGGCACCTGCAGAACTCGACAAGGGACCAGTCCTGACACCAGGCAGCACTTGCATTATGGGTTTCAGGAGGACTGAAAGTGAAAAATTTGAGTGCTCCACCCCAAGAGATCCAAAGAACGGCAGCTCACAGACAGGAAAGGACACTCCGACGAGTCATGCCATCAATCCCAACTCCTTCACAACACCCTCTGAGAGGTCAGAAACGCCCCTTTTCTCAGGTCATCAACACCAAAACCTGTTCCTGTTGAGGCCTGTTAACAGCAGTATGAGCGACGTCAAGGAACCTTCCCTGGTAGACTGTAATGAACTTCCCATCAGCCGCCAGAGTAGAACAGCCCCTAGGATACCTTTGAGGGATGTCATTAGCTCTCTTTGTCCCTCACCTCATTTAAAAACTCAAATTAGTTCCCCTGCAGATAACCCTGCCATCATCACTGGTGATCTCTCGACCTCGGCACCCCCTGGGTGCAGGACAGAGGGACTTTACGTGCATAACCGCCTGAAAAGGGTCAGACACCTCTCTGATAGACCACACTTATCCCCCGCCACTTCACATCTGTGCCAGCCCTCACCTGAACTGCAGTCCAACCAGGGCAATGGCGTAATTCAGGTGCAACGGGACCAGGCTACTTTACCATCACTCTCAGCAAAGACAAATCTGCAAGTCAACCAAGCTGAGTCTACAGAATCCGCTGCAAGTTTAGGAGAAAAGCAAAGGGAGGGAGAAAGCGTTAGCAAGGAAGAGAAAAAACAGGAAGATGAGGAAGAGAAATGTGTTGATGAGACAGATGTAGAGTCAGATGAGGAAAGGAAAGATCAGAAGACACAAGACAGGAGGAATCAGCCCTCTAGTCA GTCTCTCTCCACCTCTATAGATCCAGGGTTCTTACTAAGTCCATATATCGCCCTGGACACGGACGAGAGGAGTCTGAAATTCCAAACCAGACGCCTCAATATTCAAAAGCAGCTAGAG ggCAGCAAAACAGTGAAACGAAGGCTGCAGTTTGTGGTCAGTGTGCCCAG gtAA